The Pseudomonas extremaustralis genome contains a region encoding:
- a CDS encoding ABC transporter permease, which translates to MRKLNNILQLGIKELRSLYRDPALLLLILYAFTLSIYSQANSVPESPHRASIGVLDEDRSQLSTRIVGGFQLPYFIKPAAIDLETMDSGMDAGRYTFTLNIPPQFQQDLLAGRQPTIQLNVDATQVSQAFTGAGHIQQIINDEVGEFLRRFRGANAVPVEAVVRMQYNPNLVQSWFGSVNAIVSQITMLSIILTGAALIREREHGTIEHLLVMPVTPFEIMSAKVWSMGLVVLAATALSMRIIIEGWLAVPIPGSVLLFLGGVALHLFATTSMGIFFGTVARSMPQLGLLIILVLLPLQILSGGMTPRESMPEVVQNVMLAAPTTHFVELAQAILFRGAGPAVVWPQMLALGAIGSVFFIGALSRLRKSLH; encoded by the coding sequence ATGCGCAAACTGAACAACATCCTGCAGTTGGGCATCAAGGAACTGCGCAGCCTGTATCGCGATCCTGCCCTGTTGCTGCTGATCCTCTACGCCTTCACCCTGAGCATTTACTCCCAAGCCAACAGTGTGCCGGAGTCGCCGCACCGGGCCAGCATTGGCGTGCTCGACGAGGATCGCTCGCAACTGTCGACGCGCATCGTCGGCGGCTTCCAGTTGCCCTACTTCATCAAGCCCGCGGCCATCGACCTGGAAACCATGGACAGCGGCATGGACGCCGGGCGCTATACCTTCACCCTGAACATCCCGCCGCAGTTCCAGCAAGATCTGCTAGCCGGACGCCAGCCAACCATCCAGCTCAATGTCGATGCCACACAAGTCAGCCAAGCGTTCACGGGGGCTGGACATATCCAGCAGATCATTAATGACGAGGTCGGCGAGTTCCTCAGGCGCTTTCGTGGCGCCAACGCGGTACCCGTCGAAGCGGTGGTACGCATGCAGTACAACCCCAACCTGGTGCAATCCTGGTTCGGCTCCGTCAACGCAATCGTCAGCCAGATCACCATGCTATCGATCATCCTCACCGGCGCCGCACTGATCCGCGAACGCGAACACGGCACCATCGAGCACCTGCTGGTGATGCCCGTCACGCCGTTCGAGATCATGTCGGCCAAGGTCTGGTCGATGGGCCTAGTGGTGCTGGCCGCCACCGCCCTGTCCATGCGCATCATCATCGAGGGCTGGCTGGCCGTCCCCATTCCCGGCTCCGTGCTGTTGTTCCTCGGCGGTGTCGCCCTGCACCTGTTCGCCACCACCTCGATGGGCATTTTCTTCGGCACCGTGGCCCGCTCGATGCCACAGCTGGGCCTACTGATCATTCTCGTGCTGTTGCCTCTGCAGATTCTTTCCGGCGGCATGACCCCGCGCGAAAGCATGCCGGAAGTCGTACAGAACGTCATGCTGGCGGCACCCACCACGCACTTCGTCGAGCTAGCCCAAGCCATTCTCTTCCGTGGCGCCGGCCCGGCTGTCGTCTGGCCGCAAATGCTGGCCCTAGGCGCCATCGGTAGCGTGTTTTTCATCGGTGCCTTGTCGCGGCTGCGCAAATCCCTGCATTGA
- a CDS encoding TolC family outer membrane protein has translation MEITTTARLALVTAICLGIPAQGWATSLPTPAKTDLVTVYKQAAKNNADIAAARADYQARREVVPQARAGLLPNLSAGANYGDTRTELDSPSNTLSRSGLVYQANLSQPLFRADRWFQLQAAEATSEQAALELSATEQSLILQSAETYFAVLRAQDTLASTRAEEAAFKRQLDQANERFDVGLSDKTDVLEAQAGFDTARANRILAERTVDDAFEALVALTNRSYTAVEGIVHTLPVLAPTPNDAKSWVDTAAAQNLNLQASFFAVDAAEENLRQRKAGHAPTLDAVASYQKGDNDSLGFTNSAASPTTYGGDVSQRSIGLQLNIPLYSGGLTSSQVREAYQRLGQTEQLRESLRRQVVQNTRNLFRAVNTDVETVQARRQSIISNQSALEATEIGYQVGTRNIVDVLDAQRQLYSAVRNYNDARYDYILNNLRLKQAAGTLSPADLEALDSFLKPDYNPDKDFLPEETLEANFTDDNLGASS, from the coding sequence GTGGAGATAACCACAACCGCTAGGTTGGCCCTGGTGACAGCCATCTGCCTGGGCATCCCAGCACAGGGCTGGGCAACCTCCCTACCCACCCCGGCCAAAACCGACCTGGTCACCGTGTACAAACAAGCAGCGAAGAACAACGCCGATATCGCTGCCGCTCGCGCCGACTACCAGGCGCGTCGCGAAGTGGTGCCGCAGGCGCGTGCCGGGCTGCTGCCCAACCTGTCGGCGGGGGCCAATTATGGCGATACCCGCACCGAGCTCGATTCGCCGAGTAACACCCTGTCGCGCAGCGGTCTGGTGTATCAGGCCAACCTGAGCCAGCCACTGTTCCGTGCCGATCGATGGTTCCAGCTGCAGGCTGCCGAAGCGACCAGCGAACAGGCAGCGCTGGAGCTGTCGGCGACCGAGCAGAGCCTGATTCTGCAGAGCGCCGAAACCTATTTCGCCGTGCTGCGCGCGCAGGATACCCTGGCGTCGACCCGTGCCGAAGAGGCAGCGTTCAAGCGCCAGCTGGATCAGGCCAACGAGCGTTTCGATGTTGGTCTCTCCGACAAAACCGACGTGCTCGAGGCACAGGCCGGTTTCGATACCGCCCGGGCTAACCGCATTCTCGCCGAGCGCACTGTGGATGACGCCTTCGAGGCCTTGGTGGCGCTGACCAATCGCAGCTACACGGCAGTCGAAGGTATTGTGCATACGCTGCCGGTATTGGCGCCGACGCCGAACGACGCCAAGTCCTGGGTCGATACCGCCGCTGCGCAGAACCTCAATCTGCAAGCCAGCTTCTTCGCGGTCGATGCTGCCGAGGAAAACCTGCGCCAGCGCAAGGCCGGCCATGCGCCGACCCTGGATGCCGTGGCCAGCTATCAGAAGGGCGACAATGACAGCCTGGGCTTTACCAACTCTGCTGCGTCACCCACTACATACGGTGGCGATGTTTCGCAGCGCTCCATCGGCCTGCAACTGAATATCCCGCTGTACAGCGGCGGCCTGACCAGCTCGCAGGTGCGTGAGGCCTATCAGCGCCTGGGGCAGACCGAGCAGTTGCGCGAAAGCTTGCGCCGCCAGGTGGTGCAGAACACCCGTAACCTGTTCCGTGCGGTGAATACCGACGTGGAGACCGTGCAGGCGCGCCGCCAGTCGATCATCTCCAACCAGAGCGCGCTGGAAGCCACCGAGATCGGCTACCAGGTCGGTACCCGCAATATCGTCGATGTGCTCGATGCCCAGCGTCAGCTGTACAGCGCGGTGCGCAACTACAACGACGCGCGCTATGACTACATCCTCAACAACCTGCGCCTGAAGCAGGCCGCCGGCACCCTCAGTCCGGCTGACCTGGAAGCGCTGGACAGCTTCCTCAAGCCTGACTACAACCCGGACAAAGACTTCCTACCGGAAGAAACATTAGAAGCCAACTTTACTGACGACAACTTAGGAGCATCATCATGA
- a CDS encoding YgdI/YgdR family lipoprotein — protein MKKICLVLSALTLSLLAGCSTPSLIVLNSGQEIQTLDEPKYDAKSGFYEFKQPDGKPQRINKDQVNTIRTL, from the coding sequence ATGAAAAAAATCTGCCTTGTACTTTCCGCTCTGACTCTCAGCCTGCTTGCTGGCTGTTCTACCCCCTCGCTGATCGTGCTCAACAGCGGTCAGGAAATCCAGACACTAGACGAACCCAAATACGATGCAAAAAGTGGTTTCTACGAATTTAAGCAACCTGACGGGAAACCCCAACGTATAAATAAAGATCAGGTGAATACCATCAGGACGCTCTGA
- the arcD gene encoding arginine-ornithine antiporter encodes MSDSTQKLRLGALIALVVGSMVGGGIFSLPQNIAASASAGATLIGWLITGVGMLTLAFVFQTLANRKPDLNGGVYAYAKAGFGDYMGFSSAWGYWISAWIGNVSYMVLLFSTLGYFFPVFGEGNTLPAIICASIVLWLLHFLVLRGIREAAFINTITTIAKMLPLALFIVIAAVAFKMDVFTSDFWGSGNSELGSVMDQVRNMMLVTVWVFIGIEGASIFSARAEKRSDVGKATVIGFIGVLLLLVLVNILSQGILAQAELAGLKNPSMAAVLEQVVGPWGAQLISIGLIISLAGALLSWTLLCAEILFASASDHTMPEFLRKENANQVPANALWLSNGLIQLFLIITLFSESTYLSLLYLATSMILVPYFWSSAYAVLLALRGETYENAAGERNKDLLIALISTLYAVWLVYAAGVQYLLLSALLYAPGAILFAKAKRELGQPVFTGVEKLIFIAVLIGAGIAAFGLYDGFLSL; translated from the coding sequence ATGTCTGACTCGACTCAAAAACTGCGCCTCGGCGCGTTGATCGCTCTGGTTGTTGGTTCAATGGTTGGCGGCGGGATCTTCTCCCTGCCGCAGAATATCGCCGCCAGTGCCAGTGCCGGCGCCACCCTTATTGGCTGGCTGATCACCGGTGTCGGCATGCTCACCCTGGCTTTCGTCTTCCAGACCCTGGCCAACCGCAAACCCGACCTCAATGGCGGGGTGTATGCCTACGCTAAGGCCGGCTTCGGCGACTACATGGGTTTCTCCTCGGCTTGGGGTTACTGGATCAGCGCCTGGATCGGCAACGTCAGCTACATGGTGTTGCTGTTCTCCACCCTCGGCTACTTCTTTCCGGTATTCGGCGAGGGCAACACCCTGCCGGCGATCATCTGCGCCTCTATCGTGCTCTGGCTGCTGCACTTTCTGGTGCTGCGCGGGATCAGGGAAGCGGCCTTCATTAATACCATCACCACCATCGCCAAGATGCTGCCGCTGGCGCTGTTCATCGTCATCGCCGCCGTCGCCTTCAAGATGGACGTGTTCACCTCGGACTTCTGGGGCAGCGGCAACAGCGAACTGGGCAGCGTGATGGATCAGGTGCGCAACATGATGCTGGTCACCGTCTGGGTGTTCATCGGTATCGAGGGTGCGAGCATCTTCTCCGCCCGCGCCGAGAAACGCAGCGATGTCGGCAAGGCCACCGTCATCGGCTTCATCGGCGTGCTCCTGCTATTAGTGCTGGTCAACATCCTCAGTCAGGGCATCCTCGCCCAGGCCGAACTGGCCGGACTGAAAAACCCGTCGATGGCTGCCGTGCTGGAACAGGTAGTCGGCCCCTGGGGGGCGCAACTGATCTCCATCGGCCTGATCATCTCGCTGGCCGGGGCGCTGCTGTCGTGGACACTACTGTGCGCCGAGATTCTCTTCGCCAGCGCCAGTGACCACACCATGCCGGAGTTCCTGCGCAAGGAGAACGCCAACCAGGTCCCGGCTAACGCGCTGTGGCTGTCCAACGGGCTGATCCAGCTGTTTCTGATCATCACCCTGTTCAGCGAGTCCACCTACCTCAGCCTGCTGTATCTGGCCACCTCGATGATTCTGGTGCCGTACTTCTGGTCGAGTGCCTACGCCGTGCTGCTGGCCTTGCGCGGCGAGACCTACGAAAACGCCGCCGGCGAACGCAACAAGGATCTGCTGATCGCGCTGATCTCCACGCTGTATGCGGTGTGGCTGGTGTACGCCGCCGGCGTGCAGTACCTGCTGCTCTCCGCGCTGCTCTATGCCCCTGGCGCAATCCTGTTCGCCAAGGCCAAGCGCGAGCTGGGCCAACCGGTGTTCACGGGCGTCGAGAAGCTGATCTTCATCGCCGTACTGATCGGCGCCGGCATTGCCGCATTCGGCCTGTATGACGGTTTCCTGAGTTTGTAA
- a CDS encoding IS1182 family transposase, producing MSRFRPINREIDYLLPPSVQDWLPESHLARYVVEVVEGLDLSKLESVYAGRGSAAYHPAMLLSLLIYGYATGAYSSRKIERASYDSLAFRFIACDQHPDHDTLASFRRRHGEQFAATFVQVLQIARENQVSRFGTVSLDGTKIHANASRHSALSYAHAEKIEAQLKAEVQEMLKLAEAADQSDLPDGVSLPDEIKRREDRLAAIAEAKTKIEARAKERLEREQAEYQAKLDKREAKEKANGKKPGGKPPKPPQVGPRPDDQINLTDEESRIMKVAGGGFEQCYNAQALVDSESMLVMAPHVTQAGNDKEQVVPMLAKLQALPEELNQPEKFLADSGYFSEKNVEACEAARIEPLIAVGRDAHHRHWRERFEEPAASSEPTSPVDKMKHRLKTKAGRAAYGQRKQTVEPVFGIIKSVMGFRQFLLRGLANVQNEWTLVCLAWNLKRMATLRPHSVQNA from the coding sequence ATGAGCCGCTTTCGACCGATAAACCGCGAAATCGACTACTTGCTCCCGCCGTCGGTGCAGGACTGGCTGCCCGAGTCACATTTGGCGCGCTACGTGGTGGAGGTCGTAGAGGGCCTGGATCTGTCGAAGCTGGAGAGCGTCTATGCGGGCCGTGGCAGCGCTGCCTACCATCCGGCTATGTTGCTGTCGTTGCTGATCTACGGCTATGCCACGGGTGCGTATTCAAGCCGCAAGATCGAGCGAGCCAGCTATGACTCCCTGGCGTTCCGGTTTATCGCCTGCGACCAGCACCCGGATCACGACACCCTGGCCAGCTTCCGCCGTCGCCACGGAGAGCAGTTCGCCGCGACCTTTGTGCAGGTACTGCAAATCGCGCGCGAGAACCAAGTCTCGCGTTTTGGCACGGTCAGTCTGGACGGCACCAAGATCCACGCCAATGCCTCGCGGCACAGCGCCCTGTCCTATGCTCACGCCGAGAAGATCGAGGCCCAGCTAAAGGCCGAGGTCCAGGAGATGCTCAAGCTGGCAGAAGCGGCCGATCAGAGCGACCTCCCCGACGGGGTCAGTCTGCCCGACGAGATCAAGCGGCGCGAAGACCGCCTGGCCGCCATAGCAGAAGCCAAGACCAAGATCGAAGCGCGGGCCAAGGAACGCCTCGAGCGCGAGCAGGCCGAGTATCAAGCCAAGCTGGACAAGCGCGAGGCCAAGGAAAAGGCCAACGGCAAGAAGCCTGGAGGCAAACCGCCGAAGCCGCCGCAGGTGGGCCCGCGCCCGGACGACCAGATCAACCTGACCGACGAAGAGTCGCGCATCATGAAGGTGGCTGGTGGCGGCTTCGAGCAGTGCTACAACGCCCAAGCGCTGGTCGATAGCGAATCCATGTTGGTCATGGCGCCGCATGTGACCCAGGCGGGCAACGACAAGGAACAGGTCGTACCGATGCTGGCCAAGCTTCAAGCGCTTCCCGAGGAGCTGAACCAGCCGGAGAAATTCCTGGCCGATAGCGGCTACTTCAGCGAGAAGAATGTCGAAGCCTGCGAGGCCGCCAGGATCGAGCCCCTGATTGCCGTGGGCCGCGACGCCCACCATCGGCACTGGCGCGAGCGTTTCGAAGAGCCGGCAGCGTCATCGGAGCCGACCAGTCCGGTCGACAAAATGAAGCACCGACTCAAGACCAAGGCCGGGCGCGCGGCCTATGGGCAGCGCAAGCAGACGGTGGAACCGGTATTCGGAATCATCAAGTCGGTGATGGGCTTCCGTCAGTTCCTGCTGCGCGGTCTGGCGAATGTCCAGAACGAATGGACCCTGGTGTGCCTGGCGTGGAACTTGAAACGCATGGCCACGTTGCGCCCGCATTCCGTTCAAAATGCGTGA
- a CDS encoding helix-turn-helix domain-containing protein, protein MELKRAFGIALRDSRKARHLKQEDFGGVSSQTYLSQLEAGAKGPTLEKTHDLASVMGVHPLTILARCYLLMDDTLTLDQLFERVRAEIVGNSHS, encoded by the coding sequence ATGGAGCTGAAGCGCGCATTTGGCATCGCACTAAGAGACTCGAGAAAAGCTCGCCATCTCAAGCAAGAAGACTTCGGGGGCGTCAGCAGCCAAACGTACTTGAGCCAGTTGGAGGCCGGCGCAAAGGGACCTACCCTTGAAAAGACGCATGACCTTGCCTCTGTAATGGGCGTCCACCCATTGACGATCCTGGCACGCTGCTACCTTCTAATGGATGACACGCTCACGCTGGATCAACTGTTTGAGCGCGTGCGTGCAGAGATTGTCGGAAATTCACACAGTTGA
- a CDS encoding DUF6088 family protein, protein MKRYPKGCPFTLKRFVILGATARGSVEKAIARMVESGELERVYRGVYMRPKTSRLVGRVRASPEAVARVLAKDNGHKLQFHGAEAVRRLGLSTQMQVTPIYYTSGPSRVIQIGQATVRLVHMPMRNLQHVGTKVGLVITALFYMGKEEATSPGVGSSILKQLTPAELKLLMASHIPKWMREIFE, encoded by the coding sequence GTGAAGCGCTATCCGAAAGGGTGCCCATTTACCCTCAAGCGATTCGTCATACTCGGAGCGACAGCGCGAGGAAGTGTTGAAAAAGCCATTGCTAGGATGGTTGAGTCTGGCGAGTTGGAGAGGGTGTATCGGGGTGTCTATATGCGTCCCAAGACTTCACGCCTCGTGGGGCGAGTAAGAGCATCCCCTGAAGCCGTGGCACGTGTGCTTGCCAAGGATAACGGCCACAAGCTCCAGTTCCATGGTGCTGAAGCAGTGAGGAGGCTTGGGCTGAGTACGCAGATGCAGGTGACACCGATTTATTACACTAGTGGGCCGAGTCGTGTCATTCAGATCGGTCAAGCGACAGTTCGCCTTGTCCATATGCCCATGAGGAATCTGCAGCATGTGGGGACGAAGGTTGGGCTGGTAATTACTGCCCTCTTCTACATGGGCAAGGAGGAGGCAACCAGTCCAGGAGTTGGCTCCTCCATCCTGAAACAGCTCACGCCAGCAGAACTGAAGCTGCTAATGGCAAGTCATATACCCAAATGGATGCGCGAAATCTTTGAGTAG